The following DNA comes from Alnus glutinosa chromosome 6, dhAlnGlut1.1, whole genome shotgun sequence.
ttttagatttttataataattttttattttttttttttaaaaaaattaataattttataaaggctTTTTTTATCATAATGGgggaaattgatattttttggtagtttaggagggacattgacacaattgatagtttgtaGAGGGCATTGACaatgaagtggtagtttgaaaaaattatctatatatataaatatatatttatagctATTTAATTCGATCTCATCAGTTTCTAGTATTATTCtattgaataaattaaaaatgggTTGCAAGTGTGTTGGAATAAACCAAAGCCAACGAGGTGTACTATGCTTTGTATTAATGAATACTACAGAAATTAGCAATTTCACGCTTTGTGGAGATGCAATTTTCTTTAAGAATTTCaggttatatatttttaaggaTTTATAGTAAATGACTATTTCCCTAGTGACACATTTCTGAGAATATGAACGACCGAGATTTGCTGTCTGGTAGCAATGGCCTCAAACTATACACGTTAATTAAGCTCAAGTTTAAAATccttaaaacaaattaattaatggtTGATTCCTTAAACTATGCATGCAGATTTGCAGGTTTGGCATGGGGGAAAGCAAATTTGCTATGGGTGGATGCAGATTTGGAGGAGAATGAGGTTCGAACACTGTTCCAATAGATGGCACCAATTGTTGATAGTCAGATTGGACTAGGGTGGGCAATTCCGGTTAGTGCGTCGGGTTTGGGTCAATCTACTTGACCCGTCAATTCGATTAGGCTAACCCGAAACCAACACGATTATTAATTGGGTTGAAACCCGTAACCCAAACATAACAAGACCAACCCATCGAGTTACGCGACTCAACCTGATTAAACAAGTGGGCAATAttaacccgacacgacccgaatTTTGTAAAGACTATgacacttttattattttgattttgatttattattatcattattttttaaagtaaacgGGTTGAACTCGTCAACCTGCGAGTTGGCGGATAAACCGATTactaaacgtgtcataaacgggttggtgGATCAACATGCAGGTTGacccgtcaacccgtttataatcGTGTCAGTAAACAGGCCAACCTGCCAATTTGTTTAACCTAAATCCTAATCCtgtaatttcgtgtcgtgtttgtGTCGGGGTTGCGGGTCCAACTCAAATTGCCGACCATAGTCATTGGACGATGGGCTCTTGCAAAACAGAGAAAAAGTTACGAAAAAAACGCCATGCTCAGAAGGAATTGGATAGCCTCCAATACTTAAGTCAATAAAGTATTGTAAGAGAAAAGTGGGATGAATCGAGAGAGttcaagaaaaaagagacaataTATGTCTTGCGAGGATGGTGACCCGTTTAATGTGAAGCTCCGTGTGGTGTGGTGGAGTTGCCTCACTGTATGCCACGTGATAGGCTTGCACTTGTGGACTAACTATCTGATTCTATGCCATGTGGTGGGGTTGTTTGAGTGAGCCCCATGATGATTTATGTCCATATCAAAATGCACCAACAGATCGATGACATAGAAGGCTAGCTAGAGGCATATTTAATCTGGCTCTTATGTTGGTCTAGGCTAATCGCAGACAATAATGCtaacaaattaccaaaaaaaaagaaaggtgcGAACAGTATAAGCTTCAGCTTTCAGAATGGCTCTTCATTTCTAAGAGAAGCTGTTTTGCGTTTATTCGCTTGTATAAAGTGCATTAGAGAATAGCGTCAACAAGATGCATCTTCATCATCATTAATTTGATGGTTTTTTTGTAGGTTATGTCATTATCTAATttatttgcctctttttttactttttttttttatcgggAGTTTGGATAGGGTTAAAGGGTCTTCCGACCGTCATGCTCCTGTCTGCGTCTTGTTTAACCACCTTAAATAGTGGTTACTTTTCTTAGTGTTCGTGCCAAGAATGATTTATTTGATACATTAATcccttttaatttatatttactCTATTAGTTTTTTGGATCATTGTTGGATTGTCCGGCCTTTGTTTATTGTTCTCTGTTGTAGTTATTCTTtgatgtattaaaaaaaaaacaaaaaaaatagagcaTCTCCGGAAGATGCTCCAAAATCTCCTAAttgtatatatttaattaatatgaggTAAAAATCAAGTTCAACAGTTTATTTAAAacgtatatattattttttttgattagcTACTTTTAAGCCAGCACTATAATTTATGTACGTATTCgtttttaatcatttatatatcttttttctctttttgctaTAATCATTTCTCTGGACGgtttaagaaaacaataaaaaatattgagaaataatattaaattgaaaatccATTGAAATTTGCATTGAAAAAATAGTgaataaggtaaaaaaaaagttttttaattagCTACAATGCATAAAATAAGGTTGATTATAATATATGAATGAGTCTTTTATATTATAAAACGGTCAAGTGAATAAGAGCATAATATAGCTCTTTAAATTTTATCATATAGATGTAAGTTATATACCAAAACacgtaaaatttttaatttttttatattatattttctttcaataatgTGAAAAAGGTGCATTGCCCATCTGCATCTTTGATcaccaaagtgaaaaaaatcattgaaaaaaataaaaaatctagatCGTCCCATTTTCAACCCACAACTACATGGCTAAAAAAGTTGGGACGTGGCTACTCTTAATATCTATAAGATGTCGCTGAGGTCTAGATCTGTGGTCCATGTGCGAGATGTCTACATTTTCTTCTtatacataataataaaaatttgtctATTTTGGTGGACCACTACAAACAAATAAATGGCGTGCAAATCTTTGCAATGGATACATTAATTGAGTGAGCATTCATCCGGGTGCGGCAGTTACTTCAAATCCCATTGGActtcaaaataaaacattatttaCAAATTCCCACAGCATGGTTCGTACTAATTCGGCATGTGATTGTGAAAGATCACTTATGAGACTTATccgaccaaataaaaattaggctgATTAATCATTTATCCAGTTATGTAGGTTTCATAAGTAGTCTCTAACTTTTTTTTCCCACTCACTTGGGATTGCAGAACTTTTTACCTTATCGTTCCGTACCTTTGGATTTATTTTCCTTATCTTTAATTAGACACCATTTTATTGGTAGCCACTAGCATATGTCTCCCCCTTTTCAAGGAGGATTATATTTCTCTTATATCATTATAGAAATGAAGGCTTCttctctttattatttattaaggaGGGAAAAGAAGGTGAGTTAAAGCCCAAAtccctctcaaaaaaaaaaaaaaaaaaaaaaagtccctaAATCCCAATGGGACTAGTACATTCTGCtgtaaaaataatttcgacgggctaaaaataaaaataaataaatgtttctATCACACGTAAACTACAAATATAGGCactataaaaatcaaattgacTCTATAATTCAATTAAATAAAGTATTGGACTCATTTGATAATGTCTGTTAGACTTTTCAATAATTGATGGATTAATAGTAATGCCAATTCtaaattatgaaataatttttagatttagagtccgtttggatttacgatttgaaaaaataatttttaaaaacgcagttaagcgtttgacaaaatcacaatttgacatttaaaattgcagACTAACCTTTATTTTatctatgatttaaaaaaacaaattttatgagttttcaaattataattttttaaaaatttattttctataatttaatttaaaataatttttatttttttatctatgaAATCCTAATCTCAAATAGTACTTTAACCAGTTAAGTGCATAATTGATTATATATTTAGGGAGGGGAGACTTGGTGTAGGTGGAAGCTTTGGAAGGGAAAAGaatggaaaagagaaagagaaataaagaaaagaagatgaaCACGTAAGGGGTGACTTCAGTGAGTGAGATAAAAAAGGTGACAACTTGCGAGTATTGCACGCATGACGTGGCACGCATTAGTCTCGTATCGTATGCATGCGAAAAAGAACACGACAGATTCTGTCATATGCTCATTTTGCCATGTGCGCCACTAGGATTGGATAgataagcttttgaaataaagaaataatatttgccactaaaaaacataataattgacctttttttttttataaaaataaaaaataaaaaattatattatgtaaagcaataattttaaataagatatattttttaaaatatttaaaaattaattaaataatatctcTTTAAGGTTTTCTATTATGATAATTCATTCTTCTCGTTTtactaattaagtttttttttttttttttttttttttttttttttttgtataaattactaattaagtttttgtttggttttattaTTGTATACTCTAGATCTCTCAGACACGTAAAAATAAGGATGAAAATACAGACTTTCACAGGAAAGAAAATACATAGAAGTAAAAAGTGTTGAAACTTTTACacgaaaaaaaaagacaaaatacaCTCGTAATTCTTATCGACTaataatatataagaaaaactttacttataactctggatatttcattacttttataattaagtactctaattttaaaaagtgatattttaggatatttatcttttaatttttttaatttttaattttttttttcaatttcaactctcctttataatttttcgttaaatcttgttaaaattctcaaaataccagtaattttttttttaaaaaaaaaaaagaaaaaaattacaaagatttaggtattagtcaaaatttaacaaaatttataaaaatactcgtgcgtgaatctttaaaaatatatatatatatatatatatatatattaaaaaaaaaacacgggtATTTTGAGACTTTataggatttaataaaaaattataacagagggttgaaattaaaaaaaaaaaaaaaaaattagaagttggataccctaaattgtcactttttaaagtttgagtacttaattacaaaagtaatgaaagatcgagttataagtgaagttgtCCTAatatataagaattttttttggattagaATCCTCTACATCTATTGGCTTTGAATTTgagtaggtgattgtgagagactacttttaagacccacctgaccaaatataAATTGGGCTGCCCAACCACTTATCCGATCAGATGAGTCTTATAAataatctctcacaatcacatatcaaaattatctcaaatttaaataaacaattataGAAAATCCTTATCCAATTTGTTGCCTCTTTTATTTGGGACCTATTGAGATTGAGCCGGCATGGGTGGCGCCGCTCTGGTGCGGACATAATGGTGTGTGGGGCCATTAACTCTCACcgaaatttataatttatcaGAATatacattaaatatttaaacatttgaatttttattcttaaCTCATTActatttggaaaaaagaaaaggtaatgTAGAAAGTATCTATCCAGAAACATAGAAGATAATCTAGCGGTGGTTGTACTACCCTCCGTATGTGGACAAAAGCTTAAAATCAATAAAGTGGTGGGGCCAAAACTTGGGAGAACGTAAATGAACCAATCAATTTCCAATTTTGTTACGAAAATGGGCCCGGATTCACAGTTAAGCATGAGTCGTGGTGTAGCAAACCTTCGACAAGATTGTTATAGAAGGTAAGTTAGGTAACAGTAGTCTGTAACTGAAACACAGAAGAGAATTAATAATTGTTtactacaaataaataaaataaaacaattgttgtttattatatattgtatttggACACCGCGTTACATGCGCGTACGTGTTTCACTATATTACATACTCCTACTGATCATCCATTCCAATTCCAACTCCTGAActcccaaaaataaataaaaacgtcaaaaaagcaaaagaataaTAAGACCTAACAAGCACCaccagatctctctctctctctctctcgtcgtGTTGGTGGTCCTCTGTCTGCTTCTCCGTGATCCGGCACGTTTTTGCACCTGAGTCAATTCTGCTGGAGGGAGGAAAATAATTACAGGGGACAATCTGGCGGAGTCCAGCTTCAAAAGGTACGACTAATTTCAAACCATACAGGGAAGGcttgtattttctttcttttttatagatCTTTTTGCATGTTTCCTTCCTCTTTCTAATAACCCTGATATTTTGGTCCTTTCACAAGATCATTATATCAAAGTtaatttttccaaaacaaaGGATTCAGCTACTCGATCGTGTTGCATGGTGTTGGTTTTGGAATTCTCTCAATGATGAggatgatattttgatttgatgcGAATTTGGAGTCTTCTTGACATGGGTTCACATGTTTGCAAACTCAAAGTTTGATATTATTGGGCGTGTTTTGTTTATTAGGGTTCTGCCATTCTGGAATTTTCTTATATGGGGtttgcttgttttttgtttttcttttttttggatgtaATCAGGGAAGTTTTTGAAGAAACGCTGTTTGGTGAAGCTTCCGGAGAGAAGCTGCTGCGCATACAACTCTGGCCGACACGCTAGAGACATCCTCTCAATCCAGAGCTAGCGCTGGTTCTTTCTTTTCCAATCTCTGTTCGTGCTTGAGTTGGGCTCTGTCACTGGTTTCACGACTTCCCATTGATTATGGCtaactttttcttcaaagggaaaaaaaattacaatgtgATCTTAACCTGCCTGCCGTAGTTTAAAATAAATCATTAGCGCCATTACAGATGTGAGCAGCAAGAgtataaaagaagaagaggaagacgaagaagatcggagaaagacaaaaaaaaaaaaaaaaaaaagtgcattaCTTCAGTTTTCCTTAAGAATTTAAGCAAGCCCATCTGCTGAAATGGCGAACTTCAATTGTTTCTCTTTACGAgttggaaggaagaagaaagataagGTTAGAATCAGTTGAATTCTAAATtaagatacatatatatatatatatatatatattttttttaattgttttttggaTTCATGTACCTTTGTGATTTTCTAACTCCATCATGTTTCCTTTGTTTACTTTAGGGGGATGAGGAGCCTCTGAAAAACAGTGAATTCAAGAACTTGCAAACCCTGCAAGTCAAGATTGAACATCCTGTGAAATCGTCTTTGACTGAAGAGCTGAAATTGACGACTTTCAGTGTTGAGGTACCTTATACTGTCCACAACACCTCTCAGTGCAGCGTCAAGGTTATGAGCCATGAGAGTCCTGTTGGGGTTGAAGCAGCGGAGATAGCTTATGAAGGGGAAGATGAGCATGAAGACAACTCCTCGATCAAGAGGGACTTCACTGACTTCGATCCCACAGCTCATGAAACTATTTCTAGTGATAAAGATCTTtattctgaaaacaaaaacatggaTTTCTCCGATGCATTTGATACTCAGGTGAAAGAACATTTTGATGACAAAGCTGAGAAGAATAGTGAAAGGGGTGTCAATTTGATTCAAAGCGGACATCTTAGTGATCCTGGGATTGGGAAGGCCGAGTTCTGGACTTCCCCAGTGCTTAAGCGCTCCTGTTCCAATGTGGAAATGAGGAACATGCTTTGGAAGATAGCTGATCAGTTGCCTCTTTCCAAGTCACAGTCTTTTGAAGAATTGCAGGAGTTATCTGAAAAGGTGAGGGAGAATGTTGATCCTGGCAGCCCCAGGTCTGTAATGTCCCACTTCAGTGCAGACAAAGTGATGTTGAAGAAGCATTCTTCAAGCCAAGTTCTCCCCTCTAGGAGTAGAAGATTGTGGTGGAAATTGTTCCTCTGGAGCCACAGAAACTTGCACAATGCGCAGACCCTGAAATCACGCTCACTTCCTGCTCGTGCTGCTCTGAATCCACAAGGCGGATACTCTTCAGATACGCTAGAACCAAACCTAGCTAGGGAATCGAGCAAGATGGCATCACCTGGATCTTTCACTGGTGAATCCTTGAACAAAGGCcacaataacaacaataatgGCTACCAAAGCTGGTATGCTTTTCAGAATGGAGTTTCCGGTTTGTGGCAGCAGAACCAATGGGTTGCTTTCCCTTCAGAATCATCCCCCTTTGCAAGAGTGGATAAGTGGGTGAAAGATCTTGAAATCCAATATCCACTTTCACTAACTGATAACCATGAAAATGATAAGGGCATTCTCTTCCCAGCTTCTCCCGAGACTGATAGATCCCCAGCAAGAAGCCCAACCCACTTCACCCCGCGGCATGATACCAAGCTTTCAGAGGAGATTTTGCATGCCAATAGTATCATCCAGTCTCTGAATTCATCCTCCACTGTGGCTCACATCTCGGGTATTGGCTTAAAAGTTATACCCACCATTTCAAGCTTCTCCAGTCTCCGATCTGTCAACTTGTCAAATAACCACATAGGTAATGCTCCAAGCAGAAAAGGAAATATTTTCAGAGGTTATAGATATCCTAAGTCATAATTGAGCTGATTGATTTTTGCTCTTTCTCAAATTGCAGTCCAAATAACTCCAGGATCTCTCCCAAAGGGCCTTCACACACTCAATTTGTCAAGAAACAAGATTAGCACCGGTGAAGGACTCAGAGAACTAACCCGATTACGGGTGCTTGATCTCAGTTACAACCGAATCTCTAGAATTGGACACGGTACTTATCCTAATTTTGCCTGTTTATGACTTTGCATGTAACTTTTAGAACAATATTCTAAATGTTCACTCTCAATTGTAATAATCAGGGTTGTCGAACTGTACATTAATTAAGGAGCTCTATCTTGCTGGCAACAAGATTAGCGATGTGGAGGGCCTACATAGGCTATTGAAGCTAACAGTCCTGGACCTGAGCTTCAACAagataacaacaacaaaagcaCTGGGCCAGCTCGTAGCCAACTACAACACTCTGCAGGCTCTCAATCTGTTGGGGAATTCAATCCAGAGCAACATCAGCGATGAGCAGCTGCGCAAAGCAGTTTGTGATCTCCTTCCAAAGCTAGTGTACCTGAACAAGCAGC
Coding sequences within:
- the LOC133870378 gene encoding uncharacterized protein LOC133870378; its protein translation is MANFNCFSLRVGRKKKDKGDEEPLKNSEFKNLQTLQVKIEHPVKSSLTEELKLTTFSVEVPYTVHNTSQCSVKVMSHESPVGVEAAEIAYEGEDEHEDNSSIKRDFTDFDPTAHETISSDKDLYSENKNMDFSDAFDTQVKEHFDDKAEKNSERGVNLIQSGHLSDPGIGKAEFWTSPVLKRSCSNVEMRNMLWKIADQLPLSKSQSFEELQELSEKVRENVDPGSPRSVMSHFSADKVMLKKHSSSQVLPSRSRRLWWKLFLWSHRNLHNAQTLKSRSLPARAALNPQGGYSSDTLEPNLARESSKMASPGSFTGESLNKGHNNNNNGYQSWYAFQNGVSGLWQQNQWVAFPSESSPFARVDKWVKDLEIQYPLSLTDNHENDKGILFPASPETDRSPARSPTHFTPRHDTKLSEEILHANSIIQSLNSSSTVAHISGIGLKVIPTISSFSSLRSVNLSNNHIVQITPGSLPKGLHTLNLSRNKISTGEGLRELTRLRVLDLSYNRISRIGHGLSNCTLIKELYLAGNKISDVEGLHRLLKLTVLDLSFNKITTTKALGQLVANYNTLQALNLLGNSIQSNISDEQLRKAVCDLLPKLVYLNKQPIKPQRAREVLTDSVAKAALGNSSWSSSRRAGKRVASQGRSVSAAGHKSSASVAQKSKNRSVSRSSRV